The sequence aAGCTTTTGGAATTGGTCAGTGGTTCTCAGAGAAACAGTATATGGTTGTATGTTTTCGGTTTaaagttggaattttggaaaaaacaattttctcataatgATATAACTATTTagaagtttcatttttattaatattattcaatCTTCAgtctttcaaatatttgttcttCATTACAGTTCCAATATATCTCGATACaggaaatttataaaatctcAACAACggtatttttgttaaaagagTTTTGTAGTTTCTCGCACACAGTCTTTGAAGAAAACCGCGGGCcgttttacaattttaacgAGGGTGGTCACATTTGGATACTGTAACTACCATGGGAAGTGAGCCTCGCTTTGTTTATCttctttgtaaaaaaaagatttaagaTGGCAATAAGattgaggggggggggggggcacgGAAAATGATTAAGAATTGAACTTcaggaaaatatgaatttagcTCTTGAGTGAGGGAGAATAAGAAATACCGTTTGTTCAAGAAGAGCTCTCACATTTTGTTCTAGACCGTTCATTTTGTGCCAAATTCTATAGTCATCTGTTGTTTTTCTACGCAATCTCGGGGACATACAAcgtttttttgtaactttcatTTGGAATACAATTGTATttaatacaacaaaaaaactggtCAGTATGTTTTCGTTTTGATAGCCAATCTGTGGAAAATTGGTTGCCAAATTGAGTTCCTCTCAGtttcttttgaaatatgttttcttgatttctatCAATCAGATAGTTCTTCAATGATCATccaatttgaaacaaactcTAATTCCACATTCGTTGGTCctataaaaaagaaagaagggTTCACACAAACGATACTCGTATCCAGAATTACAAAACTCACTTATTGGGTCGGGGTCATGACATTTGTCTTAAACTCGGAGAAAATGATTTTGGGGTCAAGAGATCGGGGATGGAGACTACTGGGGACAAATATCTTTTAATAGTGAGTAGACTCTCTCAGATCTGTTAGCAGGCCTAGTATTGGGAACATTTTGagtttattccaaaaaaataaaaccataGTTTAACAATTATCTCTTGAAACTATAAGGTTGAGCAGGTAAAATGGCATGACGTTTTAATCATTTAaacgtttttgagaaaattctaccatttttattttaccatttatatttttttaatcagataACGTCAGCTGTTTTATTGTTTGAAACCtccttttccggcaaaacaaTAGCCGCACACTTTCAATACAGTCTCATTATTGACGAAGAGCTTTCTCTTCAGTTGTTTTGTTCCTGCCGCCCCCACAAGCGTGGTTTGATTTTCACCATGTTTGGCCAGAACATGCTCTTTCTCACATGTGTCCTATTCGTGTTTTTTCTATGTTCGAGAATAGGAAACATTTTGATAGTTCGTGGTGTCATGATGTTTTGAATGCTTTTTATATCACACGCACAGAAGGCCTctgatttaaaataaaaacatggCCATCTTGCAAAATGGGGTGCTGAAAATAAATCTCACTAATTTTAAGTTACGTTTCCTAtaagagtttcaaaattaaacttacAGTTAATAGTGCGCGGTTAGAAtgttaccgtatttccttctttttcagtCCGTACTCCCCACAACTTTGGAAAAGTTAccaactttttgaagaaagcTTAACTTGATACCGTTTAAACAGTAAAAATACATGGTGTTCCAATATTTCATTAGTTATTCGTCCGCTTTTAAGTGAAAGATTATTaaaggaaatacggtatgttAGTTTGTCCAACTTTCACTTAGAACTTCGTTTGGCAAGACAATCTTTAGCAAGCTTCAAAATGAacggtttgaaaaaaatactgatCAAAAGTTCACTTGAGTGGCCAAAACAAAAGGGCACCTGAACTCTAGAAATTTACGTTCAAGgttataaacattttgaatttttctttaaccCAAAACATCAAGAATTGGAATAAAAACATCTGCATCTAAGTTCCCAGCCAGCATTGTTCTCGGACGTTTTCTTCTGAGGCATGAGATTTAGACAGTTATACACTTATTTTTCGTGTATTTCTTGCAGCCTTCACAAGTTTTCTTTTCCACATGTTTCTCGATGCATAAGTGATCATTCCAGCCGTATGATTCATTTCAGCCCTTTTCAAGGTTGTCCTGCTTTAGCAGCACTTTTCTTCCACACGGCCTCATTCCGCTCTGTCCTACAGATTTTAATTGGCCGTGCAAAGTGGAAGATGAGAATTACTTGTGTTCTTATTTACATAATCTAGACCAGCAAAACCAACATTGTCATTCtatatttctttcttttcttcttcttctcgatttccattttttgtgaaaattcatttttccgcTTACTAAAGACTCATTTCATATATTTCTCGGGCTCAAGTTTTCTCAATgagccaaaaaatgtttattttggaaaatcaatcCTCGCTGTAACCCGATATCTTTTcactttgagaaaattgttcgCCTGATGACCATATTTTGTAGACTTTCGGGTTTCCGGAAGCAAACCTCCAACTTCTCGCCGATTAACATCATCAAAAAGGATCTGTGAATCTTTTAAAACATCAGTAATGCgtatgtattttattttcatgtaGTATATTATTAGACTGAACTAGTAATTcacctttgaaaaaaaccgaaactcCTTTTGCTTTTGATGTGCAGATGATATAAACAGAGTGAAAATTAgttaatttcacaaatttttgaagtcaCTGATGAAGAGAAATTGGAActaaaaaactgtgaaaaatgcatcaaagaagttccaattttttaaatgcttatttaatttaacaaataaaaattccaatcgacaaattatttttgaatttccgcaaaAAGAAATGGCATAGTTTTGACATTTCAGTGTTTAGTAGCTATCTTCATTAACATTGTTCATCAAAACTTCTGGTTTTTTTCCGATAACAAACTTTGATACCAGAAAAATTAttggtgaaattttaaaactagtctaaaaattgacgacttgtttcaatattctgcggaaaaatgcaaaataaattgaaaaaaaaatcatttaaaaaatagataattGTATAGAATACCTGAATTGTGCGGCTATCTAAAATGTCCGTCACTAGCCAAAACTTGTCccaattaattgttttttagggAGTCAAAAAACTCTGCTTGTCATATTGACGTTGCTGCTAAGCTACAACGTCTTCTGTACAGGGGATACAAATGGAACTCgtaagtttttgagatttaatttcagaacaaaaataatcaaatattgaaaaaaaaagaattcgtATAATGTCATTTGTGACACTGACACATGAATACATTTCCCCCTTTTGCTGTCTTCAGGCagaagacaatttttttgttaaatttttttttctttgaaactcGAAAACTCAAGATCAAACGTTGAAAATAAATCCATGATTTGTAAAATTAGAATTCGTATTTCGTATATATGAATAGCATATATTGAATTGAGAATTCGAGCATGAAAAAGTGAGTGGTGAGAAAAAAGACAGATGATTTGATGTTTCAGTAGCTCAAGACCCGGCCGATCAACTCCTCAACACTGTGCCGGAAAACTTCACCAACAACATCGAGTACCCtcaaaacaacaacaacaacaccTCAGAAACTGATGAAAGGTTCGTGACATGTGTTTGTGCGCATCATTAACAGATGACCTTTGTGTCTCTTCACGGAGTACAGCTGTTAGAAGCTACCACCCGTCGCGCACCCAAACGCCATTATACCCTCGCTTCCGCAACCTTTTTATTCCATTGCTTCCCTCAATCCCATTTTTGCCCCCGCTGCCCCTAAAaacatctttttttgttgaaacaatTGGTCTTctcatgaaaaatgagaagagtTTTCTAATAGTACAAGTTGCGTAGGCAGGACCAATGAGAGCGATTAGGAATTATTTTCAacttcactgttttttttaatttatttagaaaaaaagcgCAAAAAACCCTGtatgccaaaatgaccaaatatcatagtaaaacttttcaaactttttttccaacataaaaaacatttttattgacagCCAGAAAGAGAATTATTGAGTTTTTGCAAAAGTGCCAAAAGAGTGAAAAattaacactttttgaaacaaaggagtacattttcatataattttcaaacagttttctataataatttgtaattttggtACCATTGAATTGATACTACTCCAcatttaaactttgaaaacttttttgctttcttttcaTATACtatattcaagaaaaagtaAATTCAGTTTACAGACAGGTGAAATAAGCAACACAAAACGAATTGCTTTCCTGTGAgaaaaaaactctaatttgatttttttgagtatatttttttcatttacgCTTTTTCTTGTTTAGTTCTCCATTCCCAACATTTTCCACCATAATGCAACGGTGCGCCACCGGAAAACAATTAGATCTGTCCCTTTACCTATCTTTCTTCAGAATCTATCTTTCTGCTTACTTTGAAAACGAGaagatgttgaaaaaaaaacggggtcACAAACAAAATAGCTCTCAACGCACGAGGGAATCACGTGGACATTTTGAGAAGAGGGACACTTACCACATTCCTCCCAGTAGTTGTGCCAGTTTTCTCACCGTTTTTGCTTGAATTcattaattgaatttcatgACCTGGTGAACACCAAGTTTGGTTGATTCTGTACACCTagttttttgaactatttgtATACTTCTTGCAAGCACAAACGTTTGTCAATGTAACGAATGAAGCATTAAAACATACTTCTTATCCATTCCGTGCCCTCAAAACGACCATAGTGCAAAACAATAATGAGTGGTaggagaaaaaagaacaatagTGAAACGTGAGCCTTATTCTGCCAATGTTTGCTCACAACTCGGTCAGATTTTTACACttcatgaaaacaaaaataaagattcccaactttttaaatttcctacTGAATTTAACCGAACAACATAGTTCATCATCACCATGTCATGAGTCTGCTTCACTGACCATGAGAAGGTGCTCACACAAGAAATGAGAAGCTTTCGTATGAAGAAAACTTCATTTCTGTCTTCTTCTCTCAGTTTTTCGTCAACATTCCTCTCAGTTATCTTCTCCATCATATTATCGTGAATgcttcatttaaaaaataactttttcaatgatGTATCCAATTCAACTTCCTAGCATTTTCCACAGAACTCACATGTCCATTTCCGTTCCATTCGCTTGTTTTCActaacttttagtttttttgccTGAATCTCTTTTGCTCCCAATATATCTCGTTTTATTGGTGTTTTCCAACACAATATACTTGTGTATCAATAGGGCCGGTCTAGCCAAGATTTTCATTTCCTGTTGCCAGGTTACTGAAAAGCGTCACAATTCCGGTTCACATCAGAGTctcttttgaaaacaaaatattagtCGAAAAAGATTACGCattctaaatttcagcaagaaaaactttttccCGTCTCAAATACTCATGCTACATATATAATGAATTCACACTTACAGCATGGACGCCGAAGGAGAATGGGTTCAAAGTGCTCCACCCGAGGAGATTGAAGAAGCCAAGCATCTTTTGGATCCAGTTCACGTCGATTTTGAGCATACCCATAAGCCACTGGCCTTTGTTTTTCTCATCATTCTGGTCACTCTTGCCAAGCCAAGTGAGTATTAATGTTCGACTCCTgcatttaaaattacttttcaaattcaaaaaatgtgtgtttaATAAAAACGTGGGGCAAATTTGCTGTCAACTGTcaagtttgatattttttgcgattcaaaaattacttcGCAAGTATTACGATTTTTGGGGTTAGCCGAAAACGGCGAATTCGCCAAATTTGACGAGTTTGACGAGATCGTCGAAATTTCCTAATTTCCAGTGTTTGGTAAGTTTTAAGATGAcacacaattgaaaaaaagtgaaagaacAAAGTCATTGATGTTTTTGCATTGATACTGAAAACCGCAAGTGAAACTACCTGTAAAATTTgcacgaaaatttttttttcagctcttcACTGGCCTGTGCTTCGAAAACTTCCTGAATCGGTAGTCCTAATGCTTTATGGAGTCCTAATGGCTACTGCAGTGAAAGCTTTGATGAGAATCGACCCGGGACAACTCGACACATTCATGTTCTTCATGATCCTTCTCCCTGCAATTGTAAACGACGCTGGActttcaatgcaaaaaaaagagttcaCTATTGCATTGCCAAAAATCTTATTGTTCGCTGTTGTCGGAACTGTCGTGCACGCTCTTCTTCTTGCTGCAACCATGTACGGAATcgagccaattttcagctttaagCCTGGATTCCTACATCTTTTCGTCTTCGCTACACTTATCAGCGCGGTCGATCCCGTATCCGTGCTGAGCACATTTGCAGAGCTTGATGTCAAGAAAAGTTTATTCATTCTGATTTTCGGAGAATCACTTTGCAACGACGCCGTTACCATTGTTCTCTACCGTACATCAATCAATGTCATTAAAACTTCTGATGCATCCGATGAGATGCTTACAATTACTTCGGTCGTTGGAAGTTGCGTTGTACAGTTCATGATTGTTTGCGGATTCGGATTGTTGTGTGGAGCAGTTGTTGGATTTGCCGGTGTGTTCATCATGAAGTGAGTTTGTTTGGGGTTATTAAATAATTGACAATATACAATTCCTCCCATATATCATAAGTTCACATATactcaaaaatcatcaaaatatcacaaaaaataaaaattttgcagaaatatgGTCGGTCATCAGATGAATCAACCGATCTTCCAACTTTTCTGTCCATACCTTGCCTACCTCCTTGCTGAAACTGGGCATTATTCTGGAATTCTTGCTTCTATTCTGTGTGCTGCAATCATGTCGTACTATATGGCGGCCAACATGTGTGTTGAAATGGAATTTGCCGCATTCACGTTCTCCAAGACCGGATCTTCACTGTGAGACATTTCAGAAACAATAATTTCTTACTATTCTAAATTTAGATCCGAATCCTGCATCTTTTTCTACCTCGGAGTTTCCCTTGTCTCGTACAACCACGAATTCGATTTCTACTTTATTGCGGTCACCGTTTTCTGTTGCACTCTGTACCGTTTTCTTGGTAATCCATAAGGTTATTTTGcgatagtttgaaattttaatcaattgCAGTCACGTGTACACTGTCTGCTTTCTACAACCTCTTTGCTTCTGAGAAAAATCGTATTCCATTCACTGATCAGTTGGTTGTCACTCATGCCGGAATCCGTGGAGCTGTCTGCTTCGGTCTCGTTCAGATTATTGACGAAAGAATCATCCCAGCCAAGCCGTACTTTGTCACTACCACCCTTGCCATGATCTTCGTTACATCTATTCTTCAGGTAGAAAATCAACCAGTGTAGAGtgataattgtttttgattcCAGGGTTGTACCATTAAGTTCGTCATGAAATGTCTCAAGATTCCGGGTGACGATGGAACAAAACAGAAGGATCCAAAAGCCTTGA comes from Caenorhabditis elegans chromosome X and encodes:
- the nhx-4 gene encoding Sodium/hydrogen exchanger (Confirmed by transcript evidence), with translation MRSQKTLLVILTLLLSYNVFCTGDTNGTLAQDPADQLLNTVPENFTNNIEYPQNNNNNTSETDESMDAEGEWVQSAPPEEIEEAKHLLDPVHVDFEHTHKPLAFVFLIILVTLAKPTLHWPVLRKLPESVVLMLYGVLMATAVKALMRIDPGQLDTFMFFMILLPAIVNDAGLSMQKKEFTIALPKILLFAVVGTVVHALLLAATMYGIEPIFSFKPGFLHLFVFATLISAVDPVSVLSTFAELDVKKSLFILIFGESLCNDAVTIVLYRTSINVIKTSDASDEMLTITSVVGSCVVQFMIVCGFGLLCGAVVGFAGVFIMKNMVGHQMNQPIFQLFCPYLAYLLAETGHYSGILASILCAAIMSYYMAANMCVEMEFAAFTFSKTGSSLSESCIFFYLGVSLVSYNHEFDFYFIAVTVFCCTLYRFLVTCTLSAFYNLFASEKNRIPFTDQLVVTHAGIRGAVCFGLVQIIDERIIPAKPYFVTTTLAMIFVTSILQGCTIKFVMKCLKIPGDDGTKQKDPKALRWLTHLNDKYIKKFLVSENTYLPTDETFRNLGLPKAVSTALRIGERSHTDLQRHGEVSHTPAPSVGRPTIAPFDFGNMEEENNRLPSTGRRTPVARSQTRYSRHFIYAIPNETDNYLTCPVSASKRPPFDPSQVYQHQNTISNPGDDRARCYNRRHNSMSGADEMELKQLNQTVQKKLSRTITSGTKQFVVNPDEAIREESPATIPKKRATFEDDEISKIDESE
- the nhx-4 gene encoding Sodium/hydrogen exchanger (Confirmed by transcript evidence), with the protein product MDAEGEWVQSAPPEEIEEAKHLLDPVHVDFEHTHKPLAFVFLIILVTLAKPTLHWPVLRKLPESVVLMLYGVLMATAVKALMRIDPGQLDTFMFFMILLPAIVNDAGLSMQKKEFTIALPKILLFAVVGTVVHALLLAATMYGIEPIFSFKPGFLHLFVFATLISAVDPVSVLSTFAELDVKKSLFILIFGESLCNDAVTIVLYRTSINVIKTSDASDEMLTITSVVGSCVVQFMIVCGFGLLCGAVVGFAGVFIMKNMVGHQMNQPIFQLFCPYLAYLLAETGHYSGILASILCAAIMSYYMAANMCVEMEFAAFTFSKTGSSLSESCIFFYLGVSLVSYNHEFDFYFIAVTVFCCTLYRFLVTCTLSAFYNLFASEKNRIPFTDQLVVTHAGIRGAVCFGLVQIIDERIIPAKPYFVTTTLAMIFVTSILQGCTIKFVMKCLKIPGDDGTKQKDPKALRWLTHLNDKYIKKFLVSENTYLPTDETFRNLGLPKAVSTALRIGERSHTDLQRHGEVSHTPAPSVGRPTIAPFDFGNMEEENNRLPSTGRRTPVARSQTRYSRHFIYAIPNETDNYLTCPVSASKRPPFDPSQVYQHQNTISNPGDDRARCYNRRHNSMSGADEMELKQLNQTVQKKLSRTITSGTKQFVVNPDEAIREESPATIPKKRATFEDDEISKIDESE